TGATCATCGTTGCCCCTCATCTCTTCGATCAATGCATCAGTGCCAATGTCTGCTTTGTGCCTCAAATATCCAACATAACGGTCGAAAGGGGAGGATTCAAAATGCTTATGAAGAACATACCCGGCTGGGGATTCATGGATTTCCAGTATATCCCCCGGTTTTAGACCTAATGCCCTTCGAATTTCTATAGGGATTGTAACCTGTC
This window of the Bacillota bacterium genome carries:
- a CDS encoding AbrB/MazE/SpoVT family DNA-binding domain-containing protein; translation: MGSEYRTKITSKGQVTIPIEIRRALGLKPGDILEIHESPAGYVLHKHFESSPFDRYVGYLRHKADIGTDALIEEMRGNDDQRVGY